The proteins below come from a single Triticum aestivum cultivar Chinese Spring chromosome 5D, IWGSC CS RefSeq v2.1, whole genome shotgun sequence genomic window:
- the LOC123121490 gene encoding putative receptor-like protein kinase At4g00960: protein MKPRDLLERIRRPFASRRGTSASARREEEDLEAIAAREQRAFRYEALAAATRNFSEKQKLGQGGFGPVYRGQLADGRDVAVKRLGAGSRQGAREFKNEANLLSRVQHRNVVNLLGYCAHGADEKLLVYEYVPNESLDKILFSAAAAPPPTTGSKTHSGSSSDGDRPLRAELTWPRRLEVVVGVARGLLYLHEDAHTPIIHRDIKASNILLDERWVAKIADFGMARLFPEAGDGRSHVQTRVAGTNGYMAPEYLMHGHLSAKADVFSFGVLVLEILSGRKNSSFIPPPRSSADNLLDYAWKLYKEERSMELLDPSVKASAAPDQVLMCVRIGLLCVQADPRLRPDMKRVVIILSKKQSTLEEPTRPGAPGSRYRRRAHGLRSSSQYSDGSSSGTTPSTSHASASASASASASNAMTTSSTRTLRSRGLPSHREEQELPNGS, encoded by the exons ATGAAGCCCCGGGACCTGCTGGAGCGGATCCGGCGGCCCTTCGCCTCCCGCCGCGGGACGTCGGCGTCGgcgcggcgggaggaggaggacctGGAGGCCATCGCGGCGCGGGAGCAGCGCGCGTTCCGGTACGAGGCGCTGGCGGCGGCCACGCGCAACTTCTCGGAGAAGCAGAAGCTCGGGCAGGGCGGCTTCGGCCCCGTCTACCGGGGCCAGCTCGCCGACGGACGGGACGTGGCCGTCAAGCGGCTGGGCGCCGGGTCCAGGCAGGGCGCGCGGGAGTTCAAGAACGAGGCCAACCTGCTGTCCCGCGTCCAGCACCGCAACGTCGTCAACCTGCTCGGCTACTGCGCCCACGGCGCCGACGAGAAGCTGCTCGTCTACGAGTACGTCCCCAACGAGAGCCTCGACAAGAtcctcttctccgccgccgccgccccgccgcccaccaCCGGCAGCAAAACACACT CCGGCAGCAGCAGCGACGGCGACAGGCCATTGCGCGCGGAGCTGACGTGGCCGCGGCGTCTGGAGGTGGTGGTGGGCGTGGCGCGGGGGCTGCTGTACCTGCACGAGGACGCGCACACGCCCATCATCCACCGCGACATCAAGGCCAGCAACATCCTCCTCGACGAACGCTGGGTCGCCAAGATCGCCGACTTCGGCATGGCCCGCCTCTTCCCGGAGGCCGGCGACGGCCGCTCCCACGTCCAGACCCGCGTCGCCGGCACCAACGGCTACATGGCGCCCGAGTACCTCATGCACGGCCACCTCTCCGCCAAGGCCGACGTCTTCAGCTTCGGCGTCCTCGTCCTCGAGATCCTCTCCGGCCGCAAGAACTCCTCCTTCATCCCGCCGCCCCGATCCAGCGCCGACAACCTCCTCGATTAC GCCTGGAAGCTGTACAAGGAGGAGCGGAGCATGGAGCTGCTGGACCCGTCGGTGAAGGCGTCGGCCGCGCCGGACCAGGTGCTCATGTGCGTCCGCATCGGGCTGCTGTGCGTGCAGGCGGACCCGCGGCTGCGGCCGGACATGAAGCGCGTGGTCATCATCCTCTCCAAGAAGCAGAGCACGCTGGAGGAGCCGACGCGGCCCGGGGCGCCCGGGTCGCGGTACCGGAGGAGGGCGCACGGCCTGCGCAGCTCGTCGCAGTACTCCGACGGCTCGTCGTCGGGCACGACCCCGTCGACGTCGCACGCGTCCGCGTCCGCGTCGGCATCCGCATCCGCGTCGAACGCCATGACGACGTCGAGCACGCGCACCTTGCGGAGCCGGGGgctcccgtcgcaccgggaagagCAGGAGTTGCCCAACGGCAGCTGA